In Sphaeramia orbicularis chromosome 12, fSphaOr1.1, whole genome shotgun sequence, the following proteins share a genomic window:
- the LOC115429919 gene encoding LOW QUALITY PROTEIN: sorting nexin-4-like (The sequence of the model RefSeq protein was modified relative to this genomic sequence to represent the inferred CDS: inserted 2 bases in 1 codon), translating into MRPGSVTTSGXKRMAEDGKEESMATDDDSDKTAEDGANSLNSAMVEEGCTLLRRMEICVAEAEKRSGKNAVNMQETFTVYLIETRPMDALNEGRNPAPDSLWRRYSEFELLRNYLIVTYPYIVVPPLPEKRAEFVWHKLSADNMDPDFVERRRVGLENFLLRVASHPVLSNDKILYHFLTEEHGWKEVVYETGFQAKADSRLKALSATFRVRNPDKRFMEMKHYSDELQSHTSQLLRARARVADRLYGVYKVHGNYGRVFSEWSAIEKEMGDGLQSAGHHMDAYAASIDDILEEEEHYADQLKEYLFYAEALRAVCRKHELTQFELEMASQDLISKKQQREELATGIVRTFSFKGMTNKLFGQEAPEQREARLKLLEELIAEGEDTVKEKTVECEEHVERAWVDMQRFKEQKDKDLREALINYAVMQISMCKKGIQVWGNAKECFLKM; encoded by the exons ATGCGTCCTGGCTCCGTAACAACATCAGG GAAGAGGATGGCGGAGGATGGGAAGGAAGAGTCGATGGCTACAGACGACGACTCAGACAAAACAGCAGAGGACGGAGCTAACAGTCTGAACAGTGCG ATGGTGGAAGAGGGCTGCACTTTACTGCGCAGAATGGAGATCTGTGTGGCTGAGGCAGAGAAAAGGAGCGGCAAAAATGCAGTGAACATGCAGGAGACGTTCACTGTGTACCTCATTGAAACACG GCCAATGGATGCACTTAATGAGGGACGTAACCCAGCTCCAGATTCTCTGTGGAGGAGATACAGTGAATTTGAGCTGCTGCGGAACTACCTTATAGTCACCTACCCGTACATTGTGGTTCCTCCACTGCCGGAGAAGAGG GCTGAGTTTGTGTGGCACAAGTTGTCTGCAGACAACATGGACCCAGACTTTGTGGAGCGCCGCAGAGTTGGCCTAGAGAACTTTCTGCTTCGTGTTGCATCACATCCAGTCCTCTCCAATGACAAGATCCTTTACCATTTCCTTACTGAG GAACATGGCTGGAAGGAAGTGGTGTATGAAACGGGATTTCAGGCAAAG GCAGATTCCAGGTTGAAGGCTCTCAGTGCCACCTTCAGAGTGAGAAATCCAGATAA ACGTTTTATGGAGATGAAACATTACAGCGATGAGCTGCAGTCTCACACCTCTCAGCTGCTGAGAGCAAGAGCA AGAGTTGCCGATCGACTGTATGGTGTTTACAAGGTCCATGGGAACTACGGCAGAGTCTTCAG tgaatgGAGTGCCATAGAGAAAGAGATGGGGGATGGGCTACAGAGTGCTGGTCATCATATGGATGC ATATGCTGCTTCAATAGATGACATTTTGGAAGAAGAGGAACATTATGCAGACCAGCTAAAGGAATATCTGTTCTACGCTGAAGCTCTGAG GGCAGTGTGCAGGAAACATGAGCTGACTCAGTTTGAGCTGGAGATGGCCTCTCAGGACCTCATCTCCAAGAAGCAGCAGCGGGAGGAGCTGGCCACAGGG ATTGTGCGGACGTTCTCCTTCAAAGGCATGACCAACAAGCTTTTTGGTCAGGAGGCTCCTGAGCAGAGGGAGGCCAGACTGAAGCTGCTGGAGGAGCTGATCGCAGAGGGCGAAGACACTGTGAAGGAGAAAACAGTGGAGTGCGA AGAGCACGTTGAAAGAGCATGGGTGGACATGCAGCGCTTTAAGGAGCAGAAAGACAAAGATCTGCGGGAAGCTCTCATTAACTATGCTGTCATGCAGATCAGCATGTGCAAGAAG GGAATACAGGTGTGGGGCAATGCCAAAGAATGTTTCCTAAAGATGTGA